The DNA window agcttccagcttgtACATGAAGCCTCAAaatccaaactcagatactcagaGGGCATGAGCAGCAAGTACTTAGAttcactgagacatttccccacCTCTAGACAAGATCTTACGCTGGCTCCCCAACACTTCATGATTATATGTTGGCAAGTAGCTAGAACTTCCCCAGTGCTATGTAGATTCCACATTCCCTGTCTGAATCCTGTTACATTGTATTTCctgactttctccctctctttgcctcattCCTCACCATCTGCTGTGTTATCACCCTTTTCTTAGTAATGGGGTGCTCTTCCTTGTTCTTTGTGTCACTGTTCAAATTTAAACATCGGTGCTTTTACATCATCACTTATTCAAATGGTAGTTGTTGTCCAGCTGTTTTGATTCTGTGTCCCAGAGAACTTGGCAATTTTGAGTAAGTGTAATCTAAATCAGTATTTTGTGCCTATGCTTACTACTCTTCATCCAAGTTCCAGCTTGTGACATCTTTTACTTTGCAGCAGTTGTCTTTTGGGCTGTGACCTTCAGTTTTGTTTGATCTGTTCTGTATTATCCTTTCATCTTATCTTAACCTTGAAatccaagcaaaaacaaaatagcaaGTTTTGGggcatctttatttttgtttctttttcttgtcacAGTCTCACTGTACAGTCAAGGTTGTCCAGGAACTCACAATATTCCTAAATaaacttcctaagtgctggaattatgatCATGCAAGATGACACCCAGCTAAAACAGTGAATTTTAACAATGTTACCTTTGAAATTTATCTTTGGTTTCATAATCTTAAAGAGAAATTATATGGTCTTTtcttcataaaagaaagaaaataaagaacattGGTCCATTTCCCATGTTTtgttctgaaataaaattttcctttGGATTTGTGTTACTTAAACTAGACTGTCCATGTCATTTTCATAATGCTGACATTCTACcatcaacttatttatttaaaattgaccATTTCTAACCCAAATGTCATTGAATAGCACTACCCATGGCCACCaatgaagaaggagaggaagagataggaaaaCAGCATACCGGCTACAGAGGCAGTCAGTGAAGGCTGGACATGGCAGGAGAGTGAGTGGTGGGAACTGTCTCACTGTCGTTAGGGTCACAGACAGAAGCACTCTCTGATAGTTCGTTATTTGGATTATTTTCAAAAGAATCCATTTGTAGACATTACTGAAAGACTTCCTTTGCTGATGCTGACTAAATTCAATAAATGGAAGTGTCTATTTGAAGTATCACTTGTTCCAGTAGTCAGTTTCTTAATTCTGCTCCACTTAATACTATatttgttactttctcatttctgggacaaaacacttgaccagaaacaacttatggaaggaaaagggcttaattcagcttacagttccaaaggGTAGAGTCCCCCATGTTTAAGAAAACATTGGAGGACCATAGAGTCCACATCACTAGGTACATtagcagagaggaagaagagaaagagaatagcacATAGGGCCCAGCTATAACACAACAGGGGCCACcccacagtgacacacttccttcagcaaggcttcaccttctAAATTCTCCTCACCCTTCCCAAATCATGCCATCAACTggggtgttcaaacacatgatctCTTTGGGGGTCATTTTATACTTGAACCATCACAAACATTAAGTAGCAGGATTTCCTAATTTTGGTATGCCAACATTTTATAAAGGTTTGCTTCATACTGTCCCTCTAACCTAAACAAATTTATTAACAAATAGATATATAATGAAATTAGTTCATTGCTTTCAGCACATAATTGATTCATTCACCTTTCATCCAATAGAGAAAAAAGAGCCTGGCAGTAAGTGAGCATAGGATGGCCTTATCATTTTTTGTCTTATGTTTTTTTAAGCAGACTTTAAATAACTCCAGATAAAGTAACAATAATTAAAGAGAAAATAGATGTTAAGCAGCCATATGTCCAAGAAATCAGTCTAGTTTCTGGGgggaaaatttgtttttttttttttttttgaggtagggtctcattgtagcccaggctgacctggaattcactatgtagtctcagggtagcctttaactcactgtgatcatcctacctctgcctcccaagtgctaggagtaaaggtatgtgctaccacacctggcttggaaaaACGTATGATGTAAAAAACTATCAcgcttccttccttttctatgacCAGGATATAATCTACCAAAGCTTGATATGAACTTCCCATTGGATCATAGAGAAGATTCATGGGTGAAAGAGTTACAGGAGtccaaagaaatgaaacaattacTTGATTCCAAGATAGGTAAGTAATTATTCATTTACATactagggaagaaagaaaaaataaatatttttttttaaatcaggggaACAAGCCTGGAATCCTATTTAGGAATTCCTATATGTACTCCtcattttccttcatttatttttcttggatCACAATGACatttacaatttctatttttgCTCAGGTTTTGAGATTGGGATAGAAAATGAAGAAGAcccttcaaaacagaaaaaactggaaaatatgtaTCCATTTATTGTAACTTTAGAGGGGAATGCTCTCCATGGTCCCATTTTACAAAAAGACTATGTGCAGTTAGAAAACCAGTGGGAACCACCTCCAGAGGATTTACAGACAAATTTAACAAAACTTGTAGATCATCAGAACTCCACTGTAGGAGACACACCTGAGAGTGCCAATGCCAACTTAGAAGAACCTCTCAATCCTAAGCCCCCAAAGAAAAAGAGTCCTGGAGAGAAACCTCATCGATGTCCTCAATGTGGAAAGTGTTTTGCTCGGAAGTCACAACTCACTGGGCACCAGAGAATTCATTCAGGAGAGGAACCTCACAAATGTCCTGAATGTGGGAAAAGGTTCCTTCGTAGTTCAGACCTTTATAGACACCAACGACTTCATACAGGAGAGCGACCCTATGAATGTACTGTATGTAAAAAGCGATTCACTCGGCGGTCACATCTTATTGGGCACCAGAGAACCCATTCTGAAGAAGAAACATATAAATGCCTTGAGTGTGGAAAAAGTTTTTGTCATGGGTCAAGTCTTAAAAGACATCTGAAAACTCATACAGGTGAAAAACCTCATCGATGTCATAATTGTGGGAAAAGTTTTAGTCGACTGACAGCACTTACTTTGCACCAGAGAACACATACTGAAGAAAGACCTTTTAAATGTAATTATTGTGGGAAAAGCTTTAGACAGAGACCAAGCCTTGTAATTCATTTAAGAATCCACACAGGGGAAAAGCCATACAAGTGTAGTCATTGTTCTAAAAGCTTCAGACAGAGAGCAGGCCTTATTATGCACCAAGTCACTCACTTTAGAGGgcttatttaaaaattgttaaggGAAACAGATTCTGTAAAAATTAACACAGTCACACAAAAAACCTGTACCAATTATAGCCTGCAGCAGCCTGTTTGTCttgaaagaatatttttgtttgaacTACTTTTTGAGGTGGGACTATTTTCAAAATCCATCTTTTAAGGCATATCAGTTCTAAAGTAACTACTTGTTCTTGTACTATTTTCTGGATTCGATTTATTCTGGCTCTACAACTCTTTTTTTATTGTAATGGAAAAATTTGTGTTCCA is part of the Jaculus jaculus isolate mJacJac1 chromosome X, mJacJac1.mat.Y.cur, whole genome shotgun sequence genome and encodes:
- the Znf449 gene encoding zinc finger protein 449 yields the protein MAVALGCAIQASLNQGSVLQEYDTDCEVFRQRFRQFQYTEAAGPHEAFNKLWELCCQWLKPKMRSKEQILELLVLEQFLTILPTEIETWVREHCPENRERVVSLIEDLQRELEIPEPQIDMDDMLLEELAPVGTVSMPPNLHLESSALQVMEPAQEPPVAEAWMPQAGPQELNYGASGECQPFLDPGYNLPKLDMNFPLDHREDSWVKELQESKEMKQLLDSKIGFEIGIENEEDPSKQKKLENMYPFIVTLEGNALHGPILQKDYVQLENQWEPPPEDLQTNLTKLVDHQNSTVGDTPESANANLEEPLNPKPPKKKSPGEKPHRCPQCGKCFARKSQLTGHQRIHSGEEPHKCPECGKRFLRSSDLYRHQRLHTGERPYECTVCKKRFTRRSHLIGHQRTHSEEETYKCLECGKSFCHGSSLKRHLKTHTGEKPHRCHNCGKSFSRLTALTLHQRTHTEERPFKCNYCGKSFRQRPSLVIHLRIHTGEKPYKCSHCSKSFRQRAGLIMHQVTHFRGLI